The sequence below is a genomic window from Arthrobacter sp. U41.
AGACCAGCACGGTGGAGCGGGCTGCGATGCCGGTCCACTTGTTGGTGGAGGGGCGGAATTCGGCGGGCACCTGGTCGATAGTGGCCTGGTCGACGTCGGCGAAGAGTCCGGCGTTTTCAACCTGGGCCATGGCCGGGGAGTTCTCGGTGAGGAAGACGTCAGCGGGGGAGGCCTGGCCTTCCTGGATGATCTGGTTGGACATCTCGGTGTCCGAGCCCTGGCGCATGGTGACCTTGACGCCGGTTTCTGCGGTGAAGGCGTCCACCCACTCCTTGGTCAGGGACTCATGCTGCGCGTTGTAGACCGTCATCTCGCCGGAGATCTTGGCGTCAGCGGCTGCGCTGCTGCTGGGGGATGTGGAGGTGCCGGAGCCACAGGCGGCCAGGCCGAGCGCGGCGGTGGCGGCAAGTGCGATACCTGCCAGCGCGTTGTTGCGGATCTTCATCGGGGCTGCTTTCTGCAAGGAAGGTTTGGGAACCCTAGCCCCCTGTGAGCGGGGAAGTTAGGGCATGCTCACTACGAAAAACTGTAGGTTAGCCAAACCTAAGCAACCAAGCCGAGAGCCCCTTAAGTGACGAGGATCACATCAATTACGAAACTATTGCGTGTCTTAATTCTTTGTGGGTGATGCGGGGGATGCTTCCGCTGCAGGCGGCGCCGGTGCGCCGCCGGCGATCGCCGCCGCAGCTTCCAGCACCATCCAAGCCTGCAGCTGGGTGGAAAGTTCGACGGCGGCCCCCGCCGGGTGGTCCTGGCGTGCCGGCTGGTGCGGGTGGACGGAGAAGATAATCCGGTTGCCCCGGCCGGGCAGCGGCTCCTGGGCGGAGACGGCCCGGCGGCCCGCCCAGAACGCCTCGGCGGTGTTCTGCACGAGCGCGGCGGCCGTCGCCCTGGTCCCGGCCGGGAGCCGGGAATCGACGGCGGCGAGCGCGAGGTAGCGGGCCAGGATCCCGGTGAAGAGGCCGCCGTCGCCGCCTCCCTCGCAGCGCAGCACGGCGGTGCCGTGCCCCGTCGGCGCGGCCGGGAGGGTGAGGCTCCGCGCCGCGGCAGACACAAGCGAGGCCGCGCGGGCCAGGTTCGCCTCGCCGCCCAGCTCCAGCAGGGCGCCCAGGACCGGGCCCTGGTTGTAGGTGTAGATGGCGCTTTCCAGGACCACCTCGCCGGTGCTGGTGATCCGCAGGCCGTCCCGGTACATTCCCTGTTCCGGGTCAAAAAGCCGGGCATCCAGCCAGTCCAGCAGGGCCTGCGCCTTGGCCGGATTGCCGGTGCGGGCGTAATAGAGCGCCACCGGGGCCGTGGCCGGAGTGTTCTTGAAATCCCGCTTCTTGCTCCAGAACGTGCCCCCGCCGAGGTCGTCCGTGGAGGCGGAAGCGAACTGCAGGGTGAGGCTCTTCAGGACCCTGGCGTTGCGTCGCCGGCCGGCCGCTTTGCGGCTTTGCTCGGCGAGTTGCTCCAGGCGCAGGGTGGACAGCGCGAGCCAGGCCATGTCGTCGTAGTAGTTGTTGACGACGGTGAGGAAGTTGCGCAGCCGGATCCCCGTGACCAGCCGGGACGCGAGCCTGCCGGCGCTGGGCCGGTTCTCGCCGTCGAACCGTTTTCCGGGCCCGCCTCCGGTGCCGAGCTCGCGGCGGCCGGTGTCCACCAGGCAGTCCACGTAGTGCGCCTGCCACCAGTAGTGCCAGGGCAGGGCCAGGTTCTTGAGCCGGCCCGAGGGGCGCACGATCGCCGCGATATGGGTTCCGGGCAGGAAGAAGAGCCGCTGCCCGAACAGCCTGGTCACCGAACGGGCCGCTTCGTCCGCGCGGAATGACCAGTCGGGGGCGGTGGAACTCTCTGCCGGGCTCATGGTTCCAGCCTAGTAGCGGCGGGGTGAAGGTGCGGAATGCCCGAATTCCAGTTAACATTCACTAACTAATGTTCCCTGAAAGTTCGTGACGC
It includes:
- a CDS encoding glycoside hydrolase family 76 protein, with amino-acid sequence MSPAESSTAPDWSFRADEAARSVTRLFGQRLFFLPGTHIAAIVRPSGRLKNLALPWHYWWQAHYVDCLVDTGRRELGTGGGPGKRFDGENRPSAGRLASRLVTGIRLRNFLTVVNNYYDDMAWLALSTLRLEQLAEQSRKAAGRRRNARVLKSLTLQFASASTDDLGGGTFWSKKRDFKNTPATAPVALYYARTGNPAKAQALLDWLDARLFDPEQGMYRDGLRITSTGEVVLESAIYTYNQGPVLGALLELGGEANLARAASLVSAAARSLTLPAAPTGHGTAVLRCEGGGDGGLFTGILARYLALAAVDSRLPAGTRATAAALVQNTAEAFWAGRRAVSAQEPLPGRGNRIIFSVHPHQPARQDHPAGAAVELSTQLQAWMVLEAAAAIAGGAPAPPAAEASPASPTKN